A genomic segment from Anas acuta chromosome 29, bAnaAcu1.1, whole genome shotgun sequence encodes:
- the LOC137846048 gene encoding twist-related protein 2-like, translated as MKEESMCLDSPEGSLVTSEEEGERLHKKCLRKRGQAGKPAEDGGAPSLQGKRSKRSPIPQSFEDVHTQRVIANVRERQRTQSLNDAFAELRKIIPTLPSDKLSKIQTLKLAARYIDFLYQVLQSDELDHKITSCNYLAHERLSYAFSVWRMEGAWSMSASH; from the coding sequence ATGAAGGAGGAAAGCATGTGCCTGGACTCCCCCGAAGGCAGCCTGGTCACCAGCGAGGAGGAAGGCGAGCGGCTGCACAAGAAATGCCTGCGCAAGCGAGGCCAGGCGGGCAAGCCGGCGGAGGACGGCGGAGCCCCCTCGCTGCAGGGCAAGCGGAGCAAGCGCAGCCCCATCCCGCAGTCCTTCGAGGACGTGCACACCCAGCGGGTGATCGCCAACGTGCGGGAGCGCCAGCGGACCCAGTCGCTCAACGACGCCTTCGCGGAGCTGCGGAAGATCATCCCCACGCTGCCCTCCGACAAGCTGAGCAAGATCCAGACCCTCAAGTTGGCCGCGCGCTACATAGACTTCTTGTACCAGGTGCTGCAGAGCGATGAGCTGGACCACAAGATCACCAGCTGCAACTACCTGGCCCACGAGAGGCTCAGCTACGCCTTCTCCGTCTGGAGGATGGAAGGGGCTTGGTCCATGTCCGCGTCCCACTGA